A stretch of Bradyrhizobium sp. AZCC 2262 DNA encodes these proteins:
- a CDS encoding hydrogenase 4 subunit F — protein MTLSFFNPVTAVLLIPICSAALLAALPGYLVTARLNVVASLATFLSALSLFVVERPAPGPYVLIDDLNIVFIVLNTFVGFTTSIFSASYIAHELESERLTPVYLRFYHAMYQIMMFGMNLAFVSNNIGLMWVAVEVATLTTVLMVGIYRTHAALEAAWKYFILGSVGIALALFGTILVYMAARPVMGEGQDGMVWTLLVERAANFDAALLNVAFVFLFLGYGTKVGLAPLHAWLPDAHAEGPTPISAVLSGLLLNVALYALLRFKILLAANPASIAPGPLMVTMGLVSLIFAAFMLYRRRDIKRLFAYSSIEHMGIIVFAFGMGGPLANFAGLLHMVMHSLTKSAIFYAVGHISQIKGTQRISRIRGLTVTHPALGWGLVVGVVAIAGLPPLGIFMSEFLVVSSTFARQPLLAILLVFGLLLAFGALTLRLTSVAFGEPRGSTAPADASYIPMFAHLALVLGAGIYLPAPLVVWFQHVAQLLG, from the coding sequence ATGACCCTGTCGTTCTTCAATCCCGTTACCGCCGTCCTGCTGATCCCGATCTGCTCGGCGGCGCTGCTGGCCGCCCTGCCCGGCTACCTTGTGACGGCACGCCTGAACGTCGTTGCCAGCCTCGCGACATTCCTGTCTGCGCTCTCCTTGTTCGTGGTAGAACGTCCCGCACCCGGGCCTTACGTACTAATCGACGATCTCAACATCGTCTTCATCGTGCTCAATACGTTCGTGGGATTCACCACCAGCATCTTCAGTGCGAGCTATATCGCGCATGAGCTCGAGAGCGAGCGGCTGACGCCGGTCTACTTGCGCTTCTACCATGCCATGTACCAGATCATGATGTTCGGCATGAACCTCGCGTTCGTGTCGAACAATATCGGCTTGATGTGGGTCGCAGTCGAAGTCGCGACACTGACGACGGTGCTGATGGTCGGCATCTACCGAACCCATGCGGCGCTCGAAGCCGCCTGGAAGTATTTCATCCTGGGCAGCGTCGGCATCGCGCTCGCCTTGTTCGGCACCATCCTGGTCTATATGGCCGCTCGCCCGGTCATGGGCGAAGGCCAGGACGGCATGGTCTGGACGCTGCTGGTCGAGCGTGCGGCGAACTTCGACGCGGCACTTCTCAATGTTGCATTCGTATTCCTGTTTCTCGGCTACGGCACCAAGGTCGGCCTCGCGCCGCTGCATGCCTGGTTGCCCGACGCGCACGCCGAGGGTCCGACGCCGATATCGGCCGTGTTGTCGGGCCTATTGCTGAACGTCGCGCTCTATGCGCTGCTGCGCTTCAAGATACTGCTCGCCGCCAACCCGGCCTCGATTGCCCCCGGTCCCCTGATGGTGACGATGGGACTGGTGTCGCTGATCTTCGCGGCCTTCATGCTGTACCGGCGCCGCGACATCAAACGCCTGTTCGCCTATTCCTCGATCGAGCACATGGGCATCATCGTGTTTGCGTTCGGAATGGGAGGGCCGCTCGCCAATTTCGCCGGGCTGCTGCACATGGTGATGCACAGCCTGACCAAGTCGGCAATCTTCTACGCCGTCGGACACATTTCGCAAATCAAGGGCACGCAGAGAATCTCGCGGATCCGCGGCCTGACGGTGACGCATCCGGCGCTCGGCTGGGGGCTGGTGGTGGGCGTGGTCGCAATCGCCGGACTGCCGCCGCTCGGGATATTCATGAGCGAGTTCCTGGTCGTGAGTTCGACCTTTGCAAGGCAGCCGTTGCTCGCGATCTTGCTGGTATTCGGCCTGCTGCTGGCCTTCGGCGCACTGACGTTGCGCCTGACGAGTGTCGCCTTCGGCGAGCCGCGCGGCAGTACGGCCCCGGCCGACGCCTCTTATATTCCGATGTTTGCGCATCTCGCGCTGGTGTTGGGCGCCGGGATTTATCTTCCCGCCCCGCTGGTGGTCTGGTTCCAGCATGTGGCTCAGCTCCTTGGATAG
- a CDS encoding hydrogenase large subunit, whose amino-acid sequence MPSLIDLTLEGRKVGQYGPWPRVAVDASVWTFAASELAHGRWSLLGLWGESATVHMAIMDGQTAEIAVVSLECPDRKFPSVGKHHPPALRLERTIHDLFGLSAESSPDARRWLDHNRWSVRFPLGGRIDALPNAAPYRFLAAEGDGLHQIAVGPVHAGIIEPGHFRFTASGETVVRLEQRLGYVHKGIDGLMTGASLARGVQLAGRTSGDSTVAYAYAFSRAAEVALDLAVPDRAVFLRALLAELERLANHLGDIGAICNDASFTLMHAHCGVLRESVLRAGGAAFGHRLMRDVVVPGGVSRDIGNGGAETIQAMLDNIRLRFPALVELYDNTASLQDRTVDTGTLTPPLARQYAAGGYIGRASGRAFDTRRTLAYPPYDSLRFDVPVLNEGDVNARVWIRVREVEQSLSLIDQILSRLPEGPTCKEVPLGGEVREGMAIVEGFRGDVLVWLRLRNGLIERCHIRDPSWFQWPLLEAVIENNIVADFPLCNKSFNCSYSGHDL is encoded by the coding sequence ATGCCGTCGCTGATCGATCTGACGCTGGAGGGCCGCAAGGTCGGGCAATACGGCCCGTGGCCGCGCGTTGCAGTCGATGCTTCGGTCTGGACATTCGCGGCGAGCGAGCTGGCGCATGGACGCTGGAGCCTGCTCGGCCTCTGGGGCGAATCCGCAACGGTGCACATGGCGATCATGGATGGACAGACCGCAGAGATCGCGGTCGTCAGCCTGGAGTGCCCCGACCGCAAATTTCCTTCCGTCGGCAAGCATCATCCTCCGGCGTTGCGGCTGGAACGCACCATCCACGACCTGTTCGGACTATCCGCCGAGAGTTCGCCCGATGCCCGCCGGTGGCTCGACCACAACCGCTGGAGCGTGCGCTTTCCATTGGGAGGTCGCATCGACGCATTGCCAAACGCGGCGCCCTACCGTTTCCTCGCCGCCGAGGGCGACGGCCTGCACCAGATTGCGGTCGGCCCTGTCCATGCGGGCATCATCGAGCCCGGACATTTCCGCTTTACCGCCAGCGGCGAGACCGTGGTCCGGCTCGAACAGCGGCTTGGATACGTCCATAAGGGCATCGACGGGCTGATGACCGGCGCCAGTCTCGCGCGCGGCGTTCAACTCGCCGGCCGCACGTCGGGCGACAGCACCGTGGCTTACGCTTACGCGTTTTCGCGCGCGGCCGAAGTCGCTCTGGATCTCGCCGTGCCTGATCGAGCTGTGTTCCTGCGCGCGCTGCTGGCAGAACTCGAGCGGCTCGCCAACCATCTCGGCGACATCGGCGCCATCTGCAACGATGCGTCCTTTACATTGATGCACGCGCATTGCGGGGTGTTGCGCGAGAGCGTGCTGCGCGCGGGTGGCGCCGCCTTCGGCCATCGCCTGATGCGCGACGTCGTCGTGCCCGGCGGGGTCAGCCGCGACATCGGCAATGGCGGGGCGGAAACCATCCAGGCCATGCTGGACAATATCCGCCTGCGCTTTCCCGCGCTTGTCGAACTCTATGACAACACCGCTTCGCTGCAGGATCGTACCGTCGATACCGGAACGCTCACGCCGCCGCTGGCCCGGCAATATGCCGCCGGCGGCTATATCGGCCGCGCCTCGGGCCGCGCGTTCGACACGCGCCGGACGCTGGCCTATCCACCCTACGACAGCCTGCGTTTCGACGTGCCTGTTCTCAACGAGGGCGACGTCAATGCGCGCGTCTGGATCAGGGTGCGCGAAGTCGAGCAAAGCCTGTCGCTGATCGACCAGATCCTGAGCCGGCTCCCCGAAGGCCCGACATGCAAGGAAGTTCCGCTTGGAGGGGAGGTACGCGAGGGCATGGCGATCGTGGAGGGATTCCGCGGCGACGTTCTGGTCTGGCTGCGCCTGCGCAATGGCCTGATCGAACGATGCCACATACGCGACCCGTCCTGGTTTCAATGGCCGCTGCTGGAAGCCGTGATCGAGAACAACATCGTCGCGGACTTTCCGCTCTGCAACAAGTCGTTCAACTGTTCCTATTCAGGCCACGATCTGTAA
- a CDS encoding NADH-quinone oxidoreductase subunit B family protein, translating to MRKLLFESVFRQPLTEPAPSPDDAAVAELAAALGQAARRKLGRSLSIREVDAGSCNGCELEIHALNNAYYDVERFGLRFVASPRHADVLMVTGPVTKNMREALERTYHATPNPKWVVAVGDCARNGGCFAGSYAVVGGVSEVVPVDLHIPGCPPAPTAMLQGLLALLERADTGAATS from the coding sequence ATGCGCAAGCTGCTGTTTGAAAGTGTGTTCCGCCAGCCGCTCACCGAACCGGCGCCATCGCCCGATGATGCCGCGGTGGCCGAACTCGCCGCCGCGCTCGGGCAGGCTGCGCGGCGGAAACTCGGCCGGAGCCTTTCCATACGCGAGGTCGACGCCGGATCCTGCAATGGATGTGAGCTGGAGATCCATGCGCTCAACAACGCCTATTACGACGTCGAGCGGTTCGGCCTGCGGTTTGTCGCCTCACCGCGTCATGCCGACGTCCTGATGGTGACGGGACCGGTGACGAAAAACATGCGCGAGGCGCTCGAACGCACCTATCACGCGACGCCGAACCCGAAATGGGTGGTCGCGGTCGGAGATTGCGCGCGGAACGGAGGATGTTTCGCCGGCAGCTACGCGGTCGTCGGCGGCGTCTCCGAGGTCGTCCCGGTCGACCTGCACATTCCCGGCTGCCCGCCCGCCCCCACAGCCATGCTGCAAGGATTGCTGGCGCTGCTCGAACGCGCGGACACGGGCGCCGCTACGTCGTGA
- a CDS encoding helix-turn-helix transcriptional regulator, whose amino-acid sequence MITANQLRAARALLSIDQRQMAELADLSVPTIQRMEASDGVIRANVDSLMKLVSALESAGIELINPGAASATGGRGVRLREHVTNPKTNLKTKSKTVRQPKRVLERVR is encoded by the coding sequence ATGATTACCGCCAATCAACTCAGGGCCGCGCGCGCGCTTCTGAGCATCGATCAGCGGCAAATGGCCGAACTGGCCGATCTTTCGGTGCCGACCATCCAGCGCATGGAAGCCAGCGACGGTGTAATCCGCGCCAACGTCGATTCGCTGATGAAACTGGTTTCCGCGCTCGAGAGCGCCGGGATCGAGTTGATCAATCCGGGCGCCGCGAGCGCGACAGGCGGGCGAGGGGTGCGCCTCCGTGAACATGTCACAAATCCCAAAACAAATCTCAAGACAAAGAGCAAGACCGTCCGCCAGCCGAAGCGGGTGCTGGAACGGGTTCGATAG
- a CDS encoding class I SAM-dependent methyltransferase yields MRLLGRYQGRNGAIEIVECSADGTRIYFEEGIRQSQATPDGESVFSYVKLMDELLHRATNILVLGCGGGNLATRLARLGKELTIVDNNPISFVIAQRYFGLPDGLPLIVSDFRKFILDDDLLYDGIAIDVGGPDFRFDDEFDVETCDAIRARLTPAGRIVMNVLVPNDIDPVPDRIAARLAGDRLGTWIIDEQGVQDRNAIIACMPEKQLNARPALAEVMQNSLERWSIRRGRLRGRDLGAMYSSADR; encoded by the coding sequence GTGCGATTGCTGGGGCGCTATCAGGGCAGGAACGGCGCAATCGAGATCGTCGAATGCTCCGCGGACGGAACGCGGATCTATTTCGAGGAAGGCATCAGGCAGAGTCAGGCCACGCCCGACGGCGAGAGCGTCTTCAGCTATGTCAAGCTCATGGACGAGCTCCTGCATCGCGCGACGAACATTCTGGTCCTGGGATGCGGCGGCGGGAATCTCGCCACCAGGCTGGCGCGTCTCGGAAAAGAGCTGACGATCGTCGACAACAACCCGATCAGCTTCGTGATCGCCCAAAGATATTTTGGGCTGCCGGACGGATTGCCGCTGATCGTGTCTGATTTCCGGAAATTCATTCTCGACGACGATCTGCTTTACGACGGGATCGCCATCGATGTCGGAGGTCCGGATTTTCGCTTTGACGATGAATTCGACGTCGAGACCTGCGACGCCATCCGCGCGCGGTTGACGCCCGCTGGCCGCATCGTCATGAACGTGCTGGTCCCAAACGACATCGACCCGGTACCCGATCGCATCGCCGCGCGGCTTGCCGGCGACCGGTTGGGAACATGGATCATCGACGAACAGGGTGTCCAGGATCGAAATGCGATCATTGCATGCATGCCGGAAAAGCAGTTGAACGCGCGTCCGGCGCTCGCCGAGGTGATGCAAAACAGCCTCGAGCGATGGTCGATCCGGCGCGGCAGATTGCGCGGTCGCGACCTCGGCGCGATGTATTCCAGCGCTGACAGGTAA
- a CDS encoding ABC transporter permease yields the protein MGQQIVHRLLISIPALLGVLFLCFCLLQVVPADPAMIIAGPDAKAETIAAIRQELGLDRSIPIQFFEYILRVLRGDLGRSIISNRMVSEELGMTIGPTVELMLGAMLIAVPSGLALGTLAAVNRGRLADRVIMACSVAGVSMPVFFIGLILIQFVGFKWALLPFTGRTGPVWDGGLPSLILPALTLGAVLIGPIARLTRTAVLEVLGADFVRTARAKGLRERVVIIHHALRNAMIPVVTLIGLQAAFLLGGAVVTETMFSWPGVGRLAVGAIVSSDFPTAQGAIMILAIAFLSINLLVDVLYVYLDPRIQRR from the coding sequence ATGGGACAACAGATTGTCCATCGTCTGCTGATCTCGATCCCCGCTTTGCTCGGGGTTCTCTTCCTCTGCTTTTGTCTGTTGCAGGTGGTGCCGGCCGATCCGGCGATGATCATCGCGGGACCTGACGCCAAGGCCGAGACCATCGCCGCCATCCGCCAGGAACTCGGCCTCGACAGATCTATTCCCATCCAGTTCTTCGAATACATTTTGCGCGTGCTGCGCGGGGATCTCGGCCGCTCCATCATCTCCAACCGGATGGTCAGCGAGGAACTGGGGATGACCATCGGGCCGACGGTCGAGCTGATGCTGGGCGCGATGCTGATCGCCGTGCCGAGCGGTCTCGCGCTCGGAACGCTGGCGGCGGTCAATCGCGGTCGCCTCGCTGATCGCGTCATCATGGCCTGCTCGGTGGCGGGAGTGTCGATGCCGGTGTTCTTCATCGGCCTGATCCTGATCCAGTTTGTCGGATTCAAATGGGCGCTGCTGCCGTTCACCGGCCGCACCGGACCGGTATGGGACGGCGGATTGCCGAGCCTGATCCTGCCGGCGCTGACGCTGGGCGCGGTGCTGATCGGCCCGATCGCGCGCCTGACGCGCACCGCCGTGCTCGAAGTCCTCGGCGCCGATTTCGTGCGCACGGCGCGCGCCAAGGGACTGCGCGAACGGGTGGTGATCATCCATCACGCGCTGCGCAACGCCATGATCCCCGTCGTCACCTTGATCGGGCTGCAGGCAGCGTTCCTGCTCGGCGGCGCTGTCGTTACCGAGACCATGTTCTCGTGGCCCGGCGTCGGCCGGCTCGCCGTTGGCGCCATCGTCTCCAGCGATTTTCCGACGGCTCAGGGCGCGATCATGATCCTCGCCATCGCCTTCCTGTCGATCAACCTGCTGGTCGACGTACTCTACGTCTATCTCGATCCCAGGATACAGCGAAGATGA
- a CDS encoding ABC transporter permease, which produces MSAEALDTGFAEARDTGVFARAGVLRRLARDRVAALAGLVLTVIVLAALLAPWIAPYDPYFTDLTKVMRPPDAEHWFGTDNTGRDIFSRVIYGTRNTLMLGLVGVIVGGFIGGVLGILAAYYRRLDGWIMRLVDVMLAFPAILIGLAVAAIFGAGLTAVVIALVVATVPDVARVARGAAIGVMGQEFMEAGRAVGVSDGELIWRYLTLNCISTIFVFLTLRFGQIILIGAALGFLGMGAQPPTAELGMMAAQGRDFLFMAPHIATIPSCAIFVIVLAANLLGDAFRDVLDPRLQT; this is translated from the coding sequence ATGAGCGCCGAGGCCCTCGATACAGGCTTTGCGGAAGCGCGCGACACCGGCGTGTTCGCCCGCGCCGGGGTGTTGCGCCGGCTGGCGCGCGACCGGGTGGCTGCACTGGCCGGGCTGGTGCTCACCGTGATCGTGCTCGCCGCGCTGTTGGCGCCCTGGATCGCGCCCTACGATCCCTACTTTACGGATCTTACCAAGGTGATGCGGCCACCTGATGCGGAGCACTGGTTCGGCACCGACAACACCGGCCGCGACATCTTCAGCCGCGTCATCTACGGCACGCGTAACACGCTGATGCTGGGACTGGTCGGCGTGATCGTCGGCGGTTTCATCGGTGGCGTTCTCGGCATCCTCGCCGCCTATTATCGCCGTCTCGACGGTTGGATCATGCGGCTGGTCGATGTGATGCTGGCCTTCCCCGCGATCCTGATCGGGCTTGCGGTGGCCGCGATCTTCGGCGCCGGGCTGACGGCCGTGGTGATCGCGCTCGTCGTCGCCACCGTGCCCGATGTCGCGCGGGTGGCGCGGGGTGCGGCGATCGGCGTGATGGGCCAGGAATTCATGGAAGCCGGCCGCGCCGTCGGCGTCTCCGACGGCGAACTGATCTGGCGCTACCTGACGCTCAACTGCATTTCGACAATCTTCGTCTTCCTCACCCTGCGCTTCGGCCAGATCATCCTGATCGGCGCAGCGCTCGGTTTCCTCGGCATGGGCGCGCAGCCGCCGACCGCCGAACTCGGCATGATGGCGGCGCAAGGCCGCGACTTCCTGTTCATGGCGCCGCACATCGCGACGATCCCGAGCTGTGCCATCTTCGTGATCGTGCTGGCCGCCAATCTGTTGGGCGACGCATTCCGTGACGTCCTCGATCCGAGGCTGCAGACATGA
- a CDS encoding ABC transporter substrate-binding protein, which translates to MIRIALGVCLALGVAGPASAQTLTLMKGIDAPHYDAQRTSWGPTSDIVNMFQDTLVALDWDGRTPIPYLAKSWTISEDGRTYTFRLRDDVSFCSGKKFTADDVVYSFKRLKDPAIKGPFAWRAGNIKELRAPDPYTVEYELEEPFSELLLQLTMFTNVIHNKESVEALGKDYGIKGADGTGPWCFDHWQPRTEIVLKRHDAYKWGPSMYKNKGPVKFEKLVVKIVPEDSSRVAAMMSGQFDITHQFPAQFITQAKAAPMLTVTPARPNFQLLYYGFKITRPMVADARVREAMSIAINRAEIAKAILLGNADPAFTVVDPAALDFDPNTKGIIKEDLERAKTLLDEAGWKPGADGVREKDGVKLAPKIYFTANANSARVAEAIQGYLRKIGVDWRLQPWDSTISSVKMMEQDYEIWSVTVPYLSAGDLMNIYFDSANIPTPNRMNWKDAETDAWLKQGRSALTEADRAKYYALVQQKVTREHLWIPVLNINMDQVANKKITGARPHMVYQNTFYKGLDVTR; encoded by the coding sequence ATGATCAGGATCGCATTGGGGGTATGTCTGGCACTAGGCGTTGCGGGGCCGGCATCGGCCCAGACGCTCACCTTGATGAAGGGCATCGACGCACCGCATTACGACGCGCAGCGGACGAGCTGGGGGCCGACCTCCGACATCGTCAACATGTTCCAGGACACACTGGTGGCGCTCGACTGGGACGGTCGCACCCCGATCCCCTACCTCGCCAAATCGTGGACGATCAGCGAGGACGGCAGGACCTATACGTTCAGGCTGCGCGACGACGTCTCGTTCTGCAGCGGCAAGAAGTTCACCGCGGACGACGTAGTCTATAGCTTCAAGCGGCTCAAGGACCCGGCGATCAAGGGACCGTTTGCCTGGCGCGCCGGCAACATCAAGGAGCTGCGCGCGCCCGATCCTTACACGGTCGAATACGAGCTCGAGGAGCCGTTCTCCGAACTGCTGCTGCAGCTCACGATGTTCACCAACGTCATCCACAACAAGGAGAGCGTGGAGGCGTTGGGCAAGGACTACGGCATCAAGGGCGCTGACGGCACCGGACCGTGGTGTTTCGATCACTGGCAGCCGCGCACCGAGATCGTGCTGAAACGCCACGACGCCTACAAATGGGGCCCCTCGATGTACAAGAACAAGGGGCCGGTGAAATTCGAAAAGCTCGTCGTCAAGATCGTGCCCGAGGATTCCAGCCGCGTGGCGGCAATGATGTCCGGCCAGTTCGACATCACCCACCAGTTTCCGGCGCAGTTCATCACGCAGGCCAAGGCCGCCCCGATGCTGACGGTGACGCCGGCCAGACCGAATTTCCAGTTGCTCTATTACGGTTTCAAGATCACGCGGCCGATGGTGGCCGATGCCCGCGTGCGCGAGGCCATGAGCATCGCCATCAACCGTGCCGAGATCGCCAAGGCAATCCTGCTGGGTAACGCCGATCCCGCTTTCACGGTCGTCGATCCCGCAGCACTCGACTTCGATCCCAACACCAAAGGCATCATCAAGGAGGATCTCGAGCGGGCCAAGACGCTGCTCGATGAAGCCGGCTGGAAGCCGGGCGCCGACGGCGTACGCGAGAAGGACGGCGTCAAGCTGGCGCCGAAGATATACTTTACCGCCAACGCCAATTCGGCGCGCGTCGCCGAAGCCATTCAGGGCTATCTCCGGAAGATCGGCGTCGACTGGCGGCTGCAGCCGTGGGACTCGACCATCTCGTCCGTCAAGATGATGGAGCAGGACTACGAAATCTGGTCGGTGACGGTGCCTTATCTCTCGGCCGGCGATCTCATGAACATCTATTTCGATTCCGCCAACATCCCGACGCCCAACCGGATGAACTGGAAGGACGCCGAAACCGATGCCTGGCTGAAACAAGGCCGCTCGGCGCTGACCGAAGCCGACCGTGCCAAATATTACGCGCTGGTGCAGCAGAAGGTGACGCGCGAGCACCTCTGGATTCCGGTGCTCAACATCAACATGGACCAGGTCGCGAACAAGAAGATCACCGGCGCCAGGCCGCACATGGTCTACCAGAACACTTTCTACAAAGGGCTGGATGTAACGCGATAA
- a CDS encoding ABC transporter substrate-binding protein, producing MRSILTGVVALLGAAGMCSAAEAQTLRVMKSLDAPHYDGQRTTWSPTSDIVNMFQDTLVALDWDGKTAIPYLAKSWTISEDGRTYTFKLRDDVTFCSGKKFTAADVVYSFKRLKDPDTKAPYHWRAGDIKELRAPDPYTVEYELNEPYSELLLQLTMYTNAIHNQESVETLGKDYGIKGIDGTGPWCFESWQPRTEIVLKRHDAYKWGPSMYKNKGPVKFDKLSIKIVPEDASRVAAIMGGQFDLTHQVPLQFIEQVKAAPNLTVQEAQPNFQLMYYGYKITRPMVSDKRVREAMNIAINRAEIVKGVMLGNAEPAYTFVDPKALDFAEKTKGIIKEDVERAKRLLDEAGWKVGSDGIREKDGMKLAPRVLFTQVAYFPRVSEAIQGFMRKIGVDWKIVGYDSTIAPAEMGKQDYELWTVTVPYLSAGELMNIYFNSKNIPTPNRMNWKDAETDEWLNAGRAALTDAERALNYARVQEKVTSEHLMMPVMNVAMYTTSSKKMKGVRPHMLYQNTFYKGLDYSF from the coding sequence ATGCGCAGCATTTTGACCGGCGTTGTGGCGCTGCTCGGAGCGGCCGGGATGTGCTCCGCCGCAGAGGCCCAGACCTTGCGGGTGATGAAGTCGCTGGACGCGCCGCATTACGACGGCCAGCGCACGACCTGGTCGCCGACGTCTGATATCGTCAACATGTTCCAGGATACGCTGGTGGCGCTCGACTGGGACGGCAAGACGGCGATCCCCTACCTCGCCAAGTCGTGGACGATCAGCGAGGACGGCCGAACCTATACGTTCAAGCTGCGCGACGATGTGACGTTCTGCAGCGGCAAGAAGTTCACCGCCGCCGACGTCGTCTACAGCTTCAAGCGTCTGAAGGATCCCGACACCAAGGCGCCGTACCATTGGCGCGCCGGCGACATCAAGGAACTGCGCGCGCCCGATCCCTACACCGTCGAGTACGAGCTCAACGAGCCTTACTCCGAACTGCTGCTGCAGCTCACCATGTACACCAACGCGATCCACAATCAGGAGAGCGTGGAGACGCTGGGCAAGGATTACGGCATCAAGGGAATCGACGGTACCGGGCCGTGGTGCTTCGAGAGCTGGCAGCCGCGCACGGAAATCGTGCTGAAGCGCCACGACGCCTACAAATGGGGGCCCTCGATGTACAAGAACAAGGGCCCGGTGAAATTCGACAAGCTCAGCATCAAGATCGTGCCGGAGGACGCCAGCCGCGTCGCCGCCATCATGGGCGGGCAGTTCGATCTCACCCACCAGGTTCCGCTGCAATTCATCGAGCAGGTCAAGGCCGCGCCCAACCTGACCGTCCAGGAGGCCCAACCGAACTTCCAGCTGATGTATTACGGCTACAAGATCACGCGCCCGATGGTATCGGACAAGCGTGTGCGCGAGGCGATGAACATCGCAATCAACCGCGCCGAGATCGTCAAGGGCGTCATGCTGGGCAATGCCGAACCGGCGTACACCTTCGTCGATCCCAAGGCGCTCGACTTCGCCGAAAAGACCAAGGGCATCATCAAGGAGGATGTCGAGCGCGCGAAAAGGCTTTTGGACGAAGCCGGCTGGAAGGTCGGCAGTGACGGCATTCGCGAGAAGGACGGCATGAAGCTCGCACCCCGCGTCCTGTTCACGCAGGTAGCCTACTTCCCGCGCGTTTCGGAAGCGATCCAGGGCTTTATGCGCAAGATCGGCGTCGACTGGAAGATCGTCGGCTACGACTCCACGATTGCGCCAGCCGAGATGGGCAAGCAGGACTACGAGTTGTGGACCGTCACCGTGCCTTATCTGTCGGCAGGCGAATTGATGAACATCTATTTCAACTCGAAGAACATCCCCACACCCAACCGCATGAACTGGAAGGACGCCGAGACCGACGAGTGGCTGAACGCCGGCCGCGCCGCGCTGACCGACGCCGAACGTGCGCTCAACTACGCGCGCGTGCAAGAGAAGGTGACGAGCGAGCATCTGATGATGCCGGTGATGAACGTCGCGATGTACACGACAAGTTCGAAGAAGATGAAGGGCGTCCGACCGCACATGCTCTATCAGAACACCTTCTACAAGGGACTGGATTACTCGTTCTGA
- a CDS encoding ABC transporter ATP-binding protein, protein METLLEVRGLKTHFATDRGLFRAVDGISFSVPRGRTIGLVGESGCGKSVTSLSVMGLVPSPPGKVEAEAVLFGNRDVLRLSADERRRLRGSKMSMIFQEPMTSLNPVHTVGQQIVEAILAHSAMSPRAARARAIEMLDLVRIPSAAQRIDDFPHNMSGGMRQRVMIAMALSCEPALLIADEPTTALDVTIQAQILDLLSDLQQRLGMAILIITHDLGVIAEVADQVLVMYAGRIVESADVNDLFADPQHPYTIGLLGSIPRIDVDRERLATIEGTVPSPNNQPAGCRFAPRCPFADLRCRQQPPPLRDVAPGHQVACWKAPVEVAA, encoded by the coding sequence ATGGAAACGCTCCTCGAGGTTCGTGGGCTGAAGACCCACTTCGCGACGGATCGCGGCCTGTTCCGCGCCGTCGACGGCATCAGCTTCAGCGTTCCCCGCGGACGCACCATCGGCCTTGTCGGCGAGTCCGGCTGCGGCAAGAGCGTGACGTCGCTCTCCGTGATGGGCCTGGTGCCGAGCCCGCCGGGCAAGGTCGAGGCCGAGGCGGTGCTGTTCGGCAATCGCGACGTGCTGCGGCTTTCGGCCGACGAGCGCCGCAGGCTGCGCGGCAGCAAGATGTCGATGATTTTTCAAGAGCCGATGACTTCGCTCAATCCGGTCCACACCGTCGGCCAGCAGATCGTCGAGGCGATCCTGGCCCACAGCGCGATGTCGCCGCGCGCCGCTAGAGCGCGCGCGATCGAGATGCTCGACCTGGTGCGGATACCCTCAGCCGCACAGCGCATCGACGATTTCCCGCACAACATGTCGGGCGGCATGCGCCAGCGCGTGATGATCGCGATGGCACTATCGTGCGAGCCCGCATTGTTGATCGCGGACGAGCCGACGACGGCGCTCGACGTCACCATCCAGGCCCAGATCCTCGATCTCCTGAGCGACCTGCAGCAGCGGCTCGGCATGGCGATCCTGATCATTACGCACGATCTCGGCGTCATCGCCGAAGTCGCCGACCAGGTGCTGGTGATGTATGCCGGCCGCATCGTCGAGAGCGCCGACGTCAACGACCTGTTCGCCGATCCGCAACACCCCTATACGATCGGCTTGTTAGGTTCGATCCCGCGCATCGACGTCGACCGCGAGCGCCTCGCCACCATCGAGGGTACGGTGCCCAGTCCGAATAACCAGCCCGCCGGCTGCCGCTTCGCGCCGCGCTGTCCGTTCGCGGACCTGCGCTGCCGGCAACAGCCGCCGCCGCTCCGCGATGTCGCGCCCGGCCACCAGGTGGCGTGCTGGAAGGCCCCGGTCGAGGTGGCGGCATGA